The Virgibacillus dokdonensis genome includes a window with the following:
- a CDS encoding cysteine desulfurase, producing MDVKAIREQFPILNQEVNGHPFVYLDSSATSQKPIQVIEAVDTYYRTYNSNVHRGVHTLGTKATTAYEGAREKVRRFIHASSSAEIIFTRGTTTAINTIATSYARTNLQAGDEIIITPMEHHSNIIPWQQAAKATGATLKYIPLQEDGTIRLEDVREMVSEQTKIVAMTHVSNVLGTINPIKEVAAIAHDHGAIMVVDGAQGAPHMKVDVQELDCDFYAFSGHKMCAPTGIGVLYGKKELLENMEPVEFGGEMIDFVNLYDSTWKELPWKFEGGTPIIAGAIGLGAAIDFIEDIGMDAISKHEEKLATYAYEKMQAMDGIKIYGPKHRAALITFNLDDVHPHDTATVLDADGIAVRAGHHCAQPLMRWLDVTATARASLYLYNTEEDVDRLVDGLKKTKEYFGNGF from the coding sequence ATGGATGTTAAAGCCATTCGCGAGCAATTTCCTATTCTCAACCAGGAAGTGAATGGCCATCCTTTTGTTTATTTAGATTCTTCAGCGACTTCACAAAAGCCTATCCAAGTGATTGAAGCTGTAGATACCTATTATCGGACATATAATTCCAATGTTCATCGTGGCGTGCATACGCTAGGTACAAAAGCAACAACTGCGTATGAGGGAGCAAGAGAAAAAGTACGTCGTTTTATTCATGCATCCAGTAGTGCCGAAATTATTTTTACGCGAGGAACTACAACGGCGATTAATACCATTGCAACTAGCTACGCACGGACTAACTTACAAGCTGGGGATGAAATTATAATTACGCCAATGGAGCATCATAGTAATATTATCCCTTGGCAACAAGCTGCCAAAGCCACCGGTGCTACATTAAAATATATACCATTACAAGAGGATGGGACGATCCGGTTAGAAGATGTCAGGGAAATGGTTTCCGAACAAACAAAAATAGTTGCAATGACGCATGTATCTAATGTGTTAGGTACGATCAATCCAATAAAAGAAGTAGCCGCTATAGCTCATGATCATGGAGCTATTATGGTAGTAGATGGAGCACAAGGCGCACCGCATATGAAAGTAGATGTTCAAGAGCTTGATTGTGATTTCTATGCTTTTTCAGGTCATAAAATGTGCGCTCCAACTGGTATTGGTGTACTTTATGGAAAAAAAGAATTGCTCGAAAATATGGAGCCAGTTGAATTTGGCGGAGAAATGATTGATTTCGTAAATCTTTATGACTCCACATGGAAAGAGCTTCCATGGAAATTTGAAGGTGGTACGCCAATTATTGCTGGTGCTATAGGTTTAGGGGCGGCTATTGATTTTATCGAAGACATCGGTATGGATGCTATTTCAAAGCATGAGGAAAAACTTGCCACATATGCCTATGAAAAAATGCAAGCGATGGATGGGATTAAGATTTATGGTCCAAAACATCGTGCTGCGCTTATTACGTTTAATCTTGACGATGTCCATCCTCATGATACAGCAACCGTTTTAGATGCAGATGGAATTGCTGTTCGAGCAGGTCATCATTGTGCACAGCCATTAATGCGTTGGCTTGATGTGACAGCAACGGCGAGAGCAAGCCTCTATTTGTATAATACAGAAGAAGATGTTGACCGTCTCGTAGACGGACTCAAGAAGACAAAGGAGTATTTTGGGAATGGCTTTTAA
- the sufD gene encoding Fe-S cluster assembly protein SufD has translation MTVETKLPYNKEYIEQFSKERNEPQWMLDLRLQALNNAEKLELPKPDKTKIGKWNFTEFKHTAKGEEITSLQDLPVELQEYLDENNLPENLLIQRNHSVAHSTLSKELEDKGVIFTDIFTALQYHGDLVQRYYMKDAVSVDEHRLTAMHAALMNSGVFVYIPKNVVVEAPLQAIFWQEDPELSIFNHVLVVAEQGSSVTYVENYISHNENESTVANIVTEVIAQDNAKVSFGAVDNFAAGTTAYNNRRGVAYRDATIEWALGQMNEGNTVSENITHLVGENSLSNAKTVSVGRGKQTQNFTAKIVHFGKNSEGYILQHGVMKEGATSIFNGIGKIEHGASKSNAEQESRVLMLSEKARGDANPILLIDEDDVTAGHAASVGRVDPLQLYYLMSRGITQEEAERLIIHGFLAPVVNQLPIEAVKNQLTQVIERKVY, from the coding sequence ATGACTGTAGAAACCAAGTTACCATACAATAAAGAGTACATTGAACAATTTTCAAAAGAACGAAATGAACCACAATGGATGTTAGATTTACGACTTCAAGCGTTAAATAACGCTGAAAAGCTAGAATTGCCAAAACCGGATAAAACGAAGATTGGTAAATGGAATTTTACGGAGTTTAAACATACAGCAAAAGGTGAGGAAATTACTTCATTACAAGATCTGCCCGTTGAATTACAGGAATATTTAGATGAAAATAACTTACCTGAGAACCTCCTAATTCAGCGTAATCATTCTGTTGCTCACAGTACATTAAGTAAAGAACTGGAAGATAAAGGTGTTATCTTCACAGATATTTTTACTGCTTTGCAGTATCATGGCGATCTCGTACAGCGCTATTATATGAAGGATGCCGTATCTGTTGATGAGCATCGTTTAACAGCCATGCATGCAGCTTTAATGAACAGTGGTGTTTTTGTTTACATTCCTAAAAATGTCGTTGTTGAAGCACCTTTACAAGCTATATTCTGGCAGGAAGATCCAGAGCTCTCTATATTTAACCATGTACTCGTCGTCGCAGAACAAGGCAGTTCAGTAACGTATGTAGAAAATTATATTTCTCATAATGAAAACGAATCAACGGTTGCAAATATTGTAACAGAAGTTATTGCCCAAGATAATGCAAAAGTTTCTTTTGGGGCGGTGGATAATTTTGCCGCAGGTACTACGGCATACAATAACCGTCGTGGGGTTGCTTACCGGGATGCAACGATTGAGTGGGCACTTGGACAAATGAATGAAGGTAATACCGTCTCAGAGAATATTACCCATTTAGTTGGCGAGAATTCACTATCCAATGCGAAGACAGTATCTGTTGGCCGTGGAAAACAAACACAAAACTTCACTGCAAAAATTGTCCATTTTGGTAAAAATTCAGAAGGATATATTTTACAACACGGTGTAATGAAAGAAGGGGCTACTTCTATTTTTAACGGAATTGGTAAAATAGAACACGGTGCTTCCAAATCAAATGCGGAGCAAGAATCACGTGTACTCATGTTAAGTGAGAAAGCTCGTGGGGATGCCAACCCGATTTTATTAATCGATGAAGATGATGTAACTGCTGGTCACGCAGCTTCTGTTGGGAGAGTAGATCCATTACAGCTTTATTATTTAATGAGTCGAGGAATTACACAAGAAGAAGCAGAACGTCTAATTATTCATGGTTTCTTAGCTCCAGTAGTAAATCAACTTCCAATTGAAGCGGTGAAAAATCAATTGACGCAAGTTATTGAAAGGAAGGTATATTAA
- the sufC gene encoding Fe-S cluster assembly ATPase SufC, which yields MAGSTLEIKNLHVSIEDKEILKGVDLTIKGGEFHAIMGPNGTGKSTLASAIMGHPKYEVTEGSILLDGEDVLEMEVDERARAGLFLAMQYPSEISGVTTSDFLRSSMNARRGEGNEISLMNFIKEMDNALDYLEIDKNMAQRYLNEGFSGGEKKRNEILQLMLLKPEIAILDEIDSGLDIDALKIVSKGINKLRDENFGCLIITHYQRLLNYITPDFVHVMMQGRVVKSGGPELAKRLESEGYEWIKEELGIEDHTVEQNA from the coding sequence ATGGCTGGATCAACGCTAGAAATTAAGAATTTACACGTATCAATTGAAGATAAGGAGATACTAAAAGGTGTCGACTTAACAATAAAGGGTGGAGAATTTCATGCAATTATGGGACCAAATGGTACTGGTAAATCCACTTTAGCTTCTGCGATTATGGGGCATCCGAAGTATGAAGTTACAGAAGGAAGCATCTTATTGGATGGAGAAGATGTATTGGAAATGGAAGTAGATGAGCGTGCTCGTGCTGGTTTATTCCTTGCGATGCAATATCCAAGTGAAATTAGCGGTGTAACTACTTCTGACTTCTTGCGTTCTTCGATGAATGCTCGCCGCGGCGAAGGAAACGAAATTTCACTTATGAACTTTATTAAAGAAATGGACAATGCTCTTGATTATTTAGAAATTGATAAGAATATGGCGCAAAGATATTTGAATGAAGGGTTTTCTGGCGGGGAGAAAAAGCGTAACGAAATTCTGCAACTTATGCTACTGAAGCCTGAGATCGCCATTTTGGATGAAATCGACTCTGGTTTAGATATTGATGCATTGAAAATAGTGTCTAAAGGCATTAACAAACTTCGTGACGAAAACTTTGGCTGCTTAATTATTACACACTATCAACGTTTATTAAACTATATAACTCCTGATTTCGTGCATGTCATGATGCAAGGTCGCGTTGTTAAATCTGGTGGACCAGAATTAGCTAAGCGTCTTGAATCAGAAGGTTATGAGTGGATTAAAGAAGAATTAGGTATCGAAGATCATACTGTTGAGCAAAATGCGTAA
- a CDS encoding MetQ/NlpA family ABC transporter substrate-binding protein, producing MKKYILSILILIVLGGLLAACGGEKEKDDNKITVGASSVPHAEILAEAKPILEEKGITLEISEYQDYVLPNDDLANGEIDANYYQHIPFLEQTIDDTGYDLDYIAGIHIEPMGVYSKGISNVEDIPEGAEVIMSNSVPDHGRILTLFEEQGLIKIDEDVDKARATVDDIVENPKNLTFSPEYEAAVLPEYYEREEDALVAINTNYAIDAGLKPEEDGLFIEGDESPYVNVLAVKKEDKDDEALNKLAEVLQSEEIQAFMREKYNGAIVPVKEEK from the coding sequence ATGAAAAAATATATTCTTTCCATTTTAATCCTTATTGTATTAGGTGGTTTATTAGCTGCTTGTGGTGGGGAAAAAGAAAAAGACGATAATAAAATAACCGTCGGAGCTTCAAGTGTACCACACGCAGAAATATTAGCAGAGGCTAAGCCGATTTTAGAAGAGAAAGGTATTACCCTGGAAATTAGTGAATACCAAGACTATGTGTTACCGAATGATGATCTTGCGAATGGAGAAATTGATGCTAACTATTATCAACACATCCCATTTCTTGAGCAAACAATTGATGATACAGGTTACGATTTAGATTATATTGCAGGTATTCATATTGAACCGATGGGCGTATATTCCAAAGGGATATCTAATGTGGAGGATATTCCAGAAGGAGCGGAAGTTATTATGAGTAACTCCGTGCCAGATCATGGGCGAATTTTAACTTTGTTTGAAGAACAAGGACTTATTAAAATAGATGAAGATGTAGACAAAGCACGTGCTACTGTTGATGATATAGTAGAAAATCCCAAAAACTTAACTTTTTCACCTGAATATGAGGCTGCTGTCCTTCCAGAATACTATGAAAGGGAAGAGGATGCCCTTGTAGCCATTAATACGAACTATGCAATTGATGCTGGTCTAAAGCCAGAAGAAGATGGTTTATTTATTGAAGGCGATGAATCTCCTTATGTGAATGTGTTGGCAGTGAAGAAAGAGGATAAAGACGATGAAGCATTAAATAAATTAGCTGAGGTCTTACAATCAGAAGAAATTCAAGCTTTTATGAGGGAAAAATATAATGGAGCAATTGTTCCAGTAAAAGAAGAGAAATAA
- a CDS encoding methionine ABC transporter permease: MLADLFATIKVEDIIEATKETFYMTIIALIGTFIFGILLGLLLFLTNKGGLWQNKWVNFITATFVNVFRAIPFIILILLLFPFTDFLVGTIRGPNAALPALIIGAAPFYGRLVEIALREVDKGVIEAAKAMGAKTRTIIFKVLLPEAMPALISGLTVTAIALIGYTAMAGAIGSGGLGSYAYYSGFQRRDFDIVLLCSVIIVFIVFLFQFIGDYITRKLDKR, encoded by the coding sequence GTGTTAGCTGATTTATTTGCTACTATTAAAGTAGAAGATATTATAGAAGCAACGAAAGAAACATTTTATATGACGATTATTGCTTTAATAGGAACCTTTATTTTTGGTATTTTACTTGGATTACTGTTATTTCTCACTAATAAAGGGGGACTATGGCAAAATAAATGGGTTAACTTTATCACGGCCACGTTTGTAAATGTATTTCGTGCTATTCCTTTTATTATATTAATATTATTGTTATTCCCTTTTACTGATTTTCTTGTTGGTACGATAAGAGGCCCTAACGCTGCGCTCCCGGCATTAATTATTGGAGCAGCACCATTTTATGGACGGTTGGTGGAAATTGCTTTAAGAGAAGTAGATAAAGGTGTCATAGAGGCTGCTAAAGCAATGGGTGCCAAGACCCGAACAATTATTTTTAAAGTATTGTTACCAGAAGCAATGCCAGCTTTAATTTCAGGACTTACCGTTACTGCTATTGCGCTTATTGGTTATACAGCAATGGCAGGAGCAATTGGGTCAGGAGGCCTGGGAAGCTATGCATATTACTCGGGCTTTCAACGTAGAGACTTTGATATTGTTTTGCTTTGTTCCGTAATTATTGTGTTCATTGTATTTCTATTTCAATTTATTGGTGATTATATTACACGCAAACTAGATAAACGTTAA
- a CDS encoding methionine ABC transporter ATP-binding protein, with protein MISIEGLRKVFTANKTDTTAVDDVTLSIKQGDIFGVIGYSGAGKSTFVRLLNRLEEPTGGKIFIRNQEITALKKNELRLARQDIGMVFQHFNLLWSRTVKENIAFPLEIAGVEKEERNQRVQSLIDLVGLSGKEATYPSQLSGGQKQRVGIARALANKPSVLLCDEATSALDPETTNSILDLLVDINQQLGLTIILITHEMHVIRKICNHVAVMENGKVVEQGNVLDVFSHPKKDVTKKFVQQLMGDAEAENEFEHLVRTFENGKLIRLHFVGETTNDALISKLVKTYDIDISILQGKITRTQAGAYGTLFIQMTGEESEITQAIQHVTEKTSVELEVIRGVS; from the coding sequence GTGATATCGATAGAGGGTTTGCGTAAAGTTTTTACTGCAAACAAGACAGACACAACGGCTGTTGACGATGTAACCCTTTCGATTAAACAAGGAGATATCTTTGGTGTGATCGGTTATAGTGGTGCAGGAAAAAGTACGTTTGTGCGATTACTGAATCGTTTAGAAGAACCTACAGGTGGTAAGATTTTTATCCGTAATCAAGAAATAACAGCATTAAAAAAGAATGAATTGCGGTTAGCTAGACAAGATATTGGAATGGTATTCCAGCATTTTAATTTGTTATGGTCACGTACTGTAAAAGAAAATATAGCTTTCCCATTAGAAATAGCAGGTGTTGAAAAAGAAGAACGGAACCAACGTGTTCAATCTCTCATTGATTTGGTCGGTTTATCCGGGAAGGAAGCGACCTACCCTTCGCAATTAAGTGGTGGGCAAAAACAACGGGTTGGCATAGCGAGAGCATTAGCAAACAAGCCTTCCGTATTATTATGTGATGAAGCAACATCAGCCTTAGATCCAGAAACAACAAACTCTATTTTAGACTTGCTTGTTGACATAAATCAGCAATTAGGCTTAACGATTATATTAATTACACATGAAATGCATGTTATTCGAAAAATATGTAACCATGTAGCCGTGATGGAAAACGGAAAAGTGGTAGAACAAGGTAATGTATTGGATGTGTTCTCACACCCCAAAAAAGATGTTACGAAAAAGTTCGTTCAACAGCTAATGGGGGATGCAGAAGCCGAGAATGAGTTTGAACATTTAGTTCGCACATTTGAGAATGGTAAGTTGATTCGTCTCCATTTTGTAGGTGAAACAACGAACGATGCTTTAATTAGTAAGCTCGTAAAGACGTATGACATTGACATTAGTATTTTACAAGGGAAAATTACGCGAACACAGGCTGGTGCGTACGGTACGCTATTTATCCAGATGACTGGTGAAGAATCAGAAATCACACAAGCGATCCAACATGTAACAGAAAAAACTTCTGTAGAGTTGGAGGTGATTCGCGGTGTTAGCTGA
- a CDS encoding thioredoxin family protein: MQQVTKEQLQQSNYFLYIYTPLCGTCNLAKSMLLKMEQMQKQELFLEMNASLHPEFMQTHQIESVPCLLIKKDGELVEKMYAFRDVANIYQHLIMHRPELFSFR; the protein is encoded by the coding sequence TTGCAACAAGTAACAAAAGAGCAACTACAGCAATCCAATTACTTTCTTTATATTTATACACCACTTTGCGGAACGTGTAATCTTGCTAAAAGTATGTTGCTTAAAATGGAACAAATGCAAAAGCAAGAGCTATTTTTAGAAATGAATGCATCACTACATCCAGAATTTATGCAAACGCATCAAATAGAAAGTGTTCCTTGTTTGCTTATAAAGAAAGATGGAGAGCTCGTTGAAAAAATGTATGCATTTCGTGATGTAGCAAATATATACCAACACTTGATCATGCATAGACCAGAATTGTTTTCATTTCGATAG
- a CDS encoding toprim domain-containing protein, giving the protein MITDGSEKVMIVEGLTDKKQVNKVIAEEITIVCTNGTLGVERFDHMLEEYGLDDKDVYILVDEDPSGIKLRKQLARELPHAEHVYVSSEYREVATTPENVLAQVLVSKRIAVNPIFLI; this is encoded by the coding sequence ATGATTACAGATGGATCAGAAAAGGTTATGATTGTAGAAGGATTGACTGATAAGAAGCAAGTGAATAAAGTGATTGCCGAAGAGATCACCATTGTTTGCACAAATGGAACGCTTGGAGTAGAGCGATTTGATCACATGTTGGAGGAATATGGTTTAGATGATAAGGATGTTTATATTCTTGTCGACGAAGATCCTTCTGGCATCAAGCTTCGTAAACAACTAGCAAGAGAATTACCACATGCTGAACACGTCTATGTAAGTAGCGAGTACAGAGAAGTAGCGACGACACCTGAAAATGTACTAGCTCAAGTTTTAGTGAGTAAACGAATAGCGGTTAATCCTATATTTCTGATTTAA
- the gcvH gene encoding glycine cleavage system protein GcvH, producing MSVPKDLLYSKEHEWVKKEDGTVRIGITAFAQDELGDIVFVELPEVGDELEINEPFGSVESVKTVSELYAPISGKVVEMNEELEDSPELVNESPYEKAWMVVVEPTKETELDDLLSAEAYEEIISE from the coding sequence ATGAGCGTACCAAAGGATTTATTATATTCAAAAGAACACGAATGGGTAAAAAAAGAAGATGGAACTGTGCGCATTGGAATTACTGCATTTGCACAAGATGAGTTAGGTGACATTGTGTTCGTTGAACTACCTGAAGTCGGTGACGAATTAGAAATCAATGAGCCTTTCGGTAGTGTAGAGTCTGTGAAAACGGTATCGGAATTATATGCTCCTATTAGTGGCAAAGTAGTTGAAATGAATGAAGAATTGGAAGATAGCCCTGAATTGGTGAATGAATCACCATACGAAAAGGCATGGATGGTCGTTGTTGAACCAACTAAGGAAACAGAATTGGATGACTTACTATCTGCGGAAGCTTACGAAGAAATTATCAGTGAATAA
- a CDS encoding arsenate reductase family protein, protein MLTFFWYPNCGTCKKAKKWLDNHQVNYKPIHIVQNPPNKEDILELMQKSGMPARKFFNTSGKKYRELNMKEKIADATEEEMAEILASDGMLIKRPIVTDGSNVTVGFKEEEFEKNWL, encoded by the coding sequence ATGCTGACTTTTTTCTGGTATCCGAACTGTGGGACATGCAAAAAAGCGAAAAAATGGTTAGATAATCATCAAGTAAATTATAAACCAATACATATAGTGCAAAACCCACCTAATAAAGAAGATATACTTGAACTGATGCAGAAGAGTGGGATGCCTGCAAGAAAATTCTTTAACACAAGTGGTAAAAAATATCGTGAATTAAATATGAAGGAAAAAATAGCAGATGCCACGGAAGAAGAAATGGCGGAGATACTAGCTTCTGACGGAATGCTAATTAAGCGACCAATTGTAACAGATGGCTCTAACGTAACTGTTGGCTTCAAAGAGGAAGAATTTGAAAAAAACTGGCTATAA
- a CDS encoding acyl-CoA dehydrogenase family protein has product MSETKEKVFKGGGFLVDDLTAEDVITPEDFTDEHKMIAKTTEEFVVGEVVPKIDHLENHEFEHSVDLLKKAGELGLLGADVPEEYGGLALDKISSSLITEKFALAGGFSVTHGAHVGIGSLPIVFFGNEEQKEKYLPKLATGELLAAYALTEPSSGSDALGAKATATLNEAGTHYILNGEKQWITNSAFADVFVVYAKIDGEHFSAFIVEREFPGVSTGPEEKKMGIKSSSTRTLILEDAEVPVENLLGEKGRGHIIAFNILNVGRYKLAIGGVGGAKRGIELAAKYVNERKQFNKPISSFSLTKEKLATMAAETYANESAVYRTVGLFEQRMGALTEEQLNDGREIARAIAEYQIECSMNKYMCTELLDFVADEAVQLHGGYGFMQEYEVERMYRDSRINRIFEGTNEINRLLVPGTLLKKAMKGELPLLQKAQSLQEELMMMMPEEVGTDALEQEKHLLKNAKKMVLLGAGLAAQKFMQNIDNEQEILVNLADMVAEVYNMESAILRTEKAIHRNGEEKSMQKLLYTQVYVQEAFNRMEANAKETLIAVEEGDTLRMMLSSLRKLTRHTPTNVIAKKREIATAIIEEEKYTL; this is encoded by the coding sequence ATGAGCGAAACAAAAGAGAAAGTATTCAAAGGCGGCGGTTTTTTAGTTGATGATTTAACTGCAGAGGACGTCATTACTCCAGAGGATTTCACCGATGAGCATAAGATGATTGCGAAAACGACAGAAGAGTTTGTGGTTGGTGAAGTAGTTCCTAAAATTGACCATTTGGAAAATCATGAATTTGAGCATTCTGTAGATTTACTAAAAAAAGCTGGTGAGTTAGGGTTGTTAGGAGCGGATGTCCCTGAAGAATATGGCGGTTTAGCTTTAGACAAAATCAGTTCTTCTTTAATTACGGAAAAATTTGCTCTTGCGGGTGGTTTTTCGGTTACACATGGTGCACATGTAGGAATTGGCTCATTGCCAATTGTGTTTTTCGGCAACGAGGAGCAAAAGGAAAAATACTTACCGAAATTAGCTACTGGAGAATTGTTAGCAGCATATGCTTTAACAGAACCAAGCTCAGGTTCAGACGCTTTAGGGGCAAAAGCTACAGCTACGTTAAATGAGGCGGGAACACATTATATTTTAAATGGAGAAAAGCAATGGATAACGAATTCAGCTTTTGCTGATGTGTTTGTCGTTTATGCTAAGATTGATGGAGAACATTTCTCCGCATTTATTGTAGAACGTGAATTTCCAGGTGTATCCACAGGGCCTGAAGAAAAGAAAATGGGAATTAAGAGTTCCTCAACTCGTACGTTGATTTTGGAAGATGCTGAAGTACCAGTAGAAAACTTATTAGGTGAAAAAGGACGGGGCCATATTATCGCATTTAATATTTTAAATGTTGGCCGCTATAAGCTTGCTATTGGTGGTGTTGGTGGAGCGAAGCGTGGCATTGAGTTAGCGGCGAAATATGTAAATGAACGTAAGCAATTTAATAAGCCTATTTCTAGCTTTTCCCTGACAAAAGAGAAACTAGCAACAATGGCTGCAGAAACATATGCAAATGAAAGTGCGGTATATCGTACGGTAGGCTTATTTGAGCAGCGAATGGGTGCACTTACGGAGGAGCAATTAAATGACGGTAGAGAAATTGCTAGAGCAATTGCCGAATACCAAATAGAATGTTCGATGAATAAGTATATGTGTACGGAACTATTGGATTTTGTAGCAGATGAAGCTGTTCAATTACATGGTGGTTACGGTTTTATGCAGGAATATGAAGTAGAGCGAATGTACCGCGATTCACGTATTAACCGTATTTTTGAAGGGACAAATGAAATTAATCGCTTATTAGTTCCTGGTACATTATTGAAGAAAGCAATGAAAGGTGAGTTGCCTTTATTACAAAAGGCACAATCACTTCAAGAAGAGCTAATGATGATGATGCCAGAAGAAGTTGGCACAGATGCATTAGAACAAGAAAAACATCTGCTTAAAAATGCGAAGAAAATGGTATTGCTAGGAGCCGGTTTAGCGGCACAGAAATTTATGCAGAACATCGACAACGAACAAGAAATTCTTGTGAACTTAGCTGATATGGTAGCAGAGGTTTACAATATGGAGTCTGCCATTTTGCGTACAGAAAAGGCAATTCACCGAAATGGTGAGGAAAAGAGTATGCAAAAGCTGTTGTATACGCAAGTTTATGTACAAGAAGCGTTTAATCGCATGGAGGCAAATGCTAAAGAAACATTAATTGCTGTAGAAGAAGGAGACACTTTACGAATGATGCTTTCTTCTTTACGTAAGTTAACGCGGCATACACCGACAAATGTAATTGCAAAAAAACGCGAAATTGCTACTGCCATTATTGAAGAAGAAAAATATACGCTATAA
- a CDS encoding acetyl-CoA C-acetyltransferase — translation MKEAVIVAGARTPVGKANKGSLAQSRPDDLAALTIKETLKRAGNYNGNIDDVIIGTAMPEAEQGMNMARNIAGLAGLDHNVPGITVNRYCSSGLQSIAYAAERIMVGASDTIIAGGAESMSLIPMGGHVIKPNSQLVENAPGYYMGMGHTAEEVANRFQISREDQDAFAVRSHQRAAKAIQEGKFTDEMVPVEVTHRFINDQNKPEEQKMTFKMDEGVRPETSTEILAKLRPAFHINGSVTAGNSSQMSDGAASVLVMDREKAEADGLIPMVKFRSFAVAGVEPEIMGVGPVAAIPKALKIAGLELADIDLFELNEAFASQSVRVIQALDLDMDKVNVNGGAIALGHPLGMTGTKLTLTLMHEMKRRKVQFGVVTMCIGGGMGAAGVFELI, via the coding sequence GTGAAGGAAGCAGTAATTGTTGCGGGTGCAAGAACCCCTGTAGGCAAAGCAAATAAAGGGTCACTTGCTCAGTCAAGACCTGATGATTTAGCAGCGCTAACCATTAAAGAAACATTAAAACGTGCAGGTAATTATAATGGAAATATTGATGACGTGATTATTGGCACTGCTATGCCAGAAGCAGAACAAGGTATGAATATGGCTAGGAATATAGCTGGCCTTGCAGGTTTAGATCATAATGTACCTGGAATAACAGTTAATCGTTATTGTTCTTCAGGTTTACAAAGCATTGCTTACGCTGCAGAGCGCATTATGGTTGGAGCTAGTGATACCATTATTGCAGGTGGGGCAGAATCTATGAGTCTAATACCAATGGGTGGTCATGTTATTAAACCGAATTCACAGTTAGTAGAAAATGCCCCAGGATATTATATGGGAATGGGGCATACAGCAGAAGAAGTTGCCAATCGTTTTCAAATTTCTAGAGAAGATCAAGACGCTTTTGCGGTAAGAAGTCATCAACGCGCTGCTAAAGCAATCCAAGAAGGTAAATTTACGGATGAAATGGTGCCTGTTGAAGTAACGCATCGGTTCATTAATGATCAAAATAAACCAGAAGAGCAAAAGATGACATTTAAGATGGATGAAGGAGTACGTCCGGAAACATCTACTGAAATTTTAGCTAAATTAAGACCTGCATTTCATATCAATGGATCGGTTACTGCAGGAAATTCATCACAAATGAGTGATGGAGCAGCATCCGTGTTAGTAATGGATAGAGAAAAAGCAGAAGCAGATGGGTTAATACCAATGGTTAAATTTCGTTCATTCGCTGTAGCTGGCGTGGAGCCAGAAATTATGGGAGTTGGTCCGGTAGCTGCTATCCCAAAGGCTTTAAAAATTGCTGGTTTAGAATTGGCGGACATTGATTTATTTGAATTGAACGAGGCGTTTGCTTCTCAATCCGTTCGTGTTATTCAAGCTTTGGATTTAGATATGGATAAAGTCAATGTCAATGGTGGTGCAATAGCGTTAGGACATCCACTAGGTATGACAGGAACGAAATTAACGCTAACACTTATGCATGAAATGAAACGCAGGAAAGTGCAGTTTGGTGTTGTAACCATGTGTATTGGGGGAGGCATGGGAGCAGCAGGTGTTTTTGAACTGATATAA